The Limanda limanda chromosome 21, fLimLim1.1, whole genome shotgun sequence genome contains the following window.
AAAACGTTTGATTGATTTCTTTAATATAGCTTGGCAAAAATAAATTGGGCTACAATCTATGCAACAAAATATTGATCATCCTTCATTTTTTTGACTGCAATacttaaaaacacattgacaacacAACAAGGATACTGAGATATGTACTGTCCAAAATACATTGTAAACTCAGTCAAAGTTTATGAGGAAATAACAAATGTAGACATTGAAATTAATGAATAGACTCAGACTGActtagtgtgtgtgcgcgtgtgcatgtgtgcgtgcgtgcatgtgtatGTCCGTGTGGAGGATGGCTGATGGCAtcagggggaagaggagaggagctccagagagagactgTTGTGTGGGCGAGGTGTTGACTTGTTTGTTTGGATCATGTGTCTCTTCAACAAATCATATCATTTTGTCAAACCAGGGCCGTTGCAAACATGTCTGAATCGCGAAAGTCAAAACCATAGTCTGTGACTGGactcctctccttctctacactttttttttttttaaatgtgatttattccCAATAATCGCAGGATGAACATGCTGCACGCCAGCCAGCGGGGTGGCAGGATGTGGCCTATCTGTATGTACACAAATCACTCACCATTATGATTGACATGCTGGAGGATGGGGTTGCCTTGGAGACACAGAAATACAAACTGCCTTACATTGGCTCATAATTCAGAAGCAACACACAGCGGCCCGTCTCCTCAGCGTGTGCTCAGTCTAGCTCAACATTCTGTCATCTCTGTCATTTTTGTCCCATGATCCTTTATGGATTATTTCACGCTCCATCTGCCATGTGATATCTGTCACTGCTGTATTTGTCTGCCACCTTGTAGTGTAGTGCTTGCTGATCTGTCTCCATATTAAATTATCCATGGCTTAAGCTACTCCTACACCCTAAGCCCTCTGTATACCCCTTCTCCATCCTCACTTTGCTCTCACCTGTTCGCTCTTTCACAATCTTTCCCAGGTTTAGCAGAATGCATCTAGGTCACACACCAATCTTGTGTAATTTGTACCATCTGGTTTCTAAgccaaaacaaaagtgaaaggCTGATgggcagacaaacacacacattacatgcATACGCAGGGACCTCGGTgcagcacaaagcagcagcCGTCTTTGCCAATGCTGTAACCATGGGAATACAGTGTCAACAGCAGGCACTGTCAAAAGTGGATTGaccttgcctgtgtgtgtttaataaataattatttgtgtATTCTCCTGTTCAAACTGTGCTGTTAATTAGACAGGCGCAGAGCTTTCTGGTTGAGGACGATGACTGGAGATTATCAACAGAACAAGCAGGTGCTAGACAAGCCCAATAAAATCCAACGTGACTGGAGCAGGGAACAGATTTTATCGATATTTCACGTTGGGATCAGCAGATTGTCTTTGTCAAGTTTCTTTCTGATGAAGGCAGCGCTGTGGATGTTTGGTACAAATTTATTGCAGCACTTCTGCTGACATGGTGCGCGCATATCTGGCAGATCGCAGTTTGAGTTCACTGTAGCACTGTACAAAACTGTGGTAGATGAACGTGATGGGCAGCGCCAGGAGAACGATCCCGCTGACTACGCACATTCCCCCGAGCACCCGTCCTCCAACTGTCACGGGGTACACGTCCCCGTACCCCACCGTCGTCATGGAGATGATAACCCACCAGGCAGCAGCTGGGATGCTGGCGTAGTCGGGGTTCTGCGTGCCCAAGTCCAAGCCGTGCTCCAGCAGCTGGGCCAGAGCGCTGTATATCGCCATGGCGACGAAGACAAACACCATCAGCATGACCATCTCCCGGTAGCAGCGCCTGAGCGTCATCCCCAGTGTCTGCAGGCCGAGGAAGTGTCTGGCAAGCTTCATGAGCCAGAACACTCGCATCATCCTCAGCACCCGCAGTACCACCCCGGCAACCCCAAGCCCAGCAGCCGGCATCCCTGCCCGGGCCATTACCATGGTGACATAGTAGGGGGTGATGGCAATCACATCGATGATGTTCAGTGGCCGGCGGAGAAATTCCCACTTGTCCTTGGCTACAAGAAAACGCACTATGCATTCCGCTGTAAACCAGCCCATACACACGGCCTCCACTATCCTACaggggagagagcagaggagaaaaattAGTGTAAACAGGAAATGGCAGAGGCGCTACAGAGATATATGGATGATATGAGAGACACTGTTTGTCAAATGGTAAAcatgaggaagaaggaagaagagcaggGGTCACGTAAATGATGGGAGCAAGGGACGAAATCAGATGCAGTTCCGTGATGACACAAGTAAAGTAAACAATaaggaagcaggagagaaaacagcCCGGAGACCGCACAGAGGGAGACATCATAAACCCTCCTGCTGAGAgtgtgacacaaacaaacaaacgatcATCCCATTGATTAAGGCAATCAGAGTGAATGAGAGTGAGATGCTGTGTGTATTTAAGCAGCCTGGCCCAGCAAACGCCACAGAGCCATGGATGAGGATAACTCCATCAGAGCATTTATAGACCAAAACCAAATTATACAGCGATCGGGAGAATTGCATCATCTACTGGCATGAAACTACATTGGAATCATTTTGACCCCTGAGCACAAACTGCACTTTTAGTCGATTACCTAACCACTGTTATGGTTCCAAAACTCAAAACTATGTCCACCCTGAGTGAACCTAACCCAGCCTTATATAGAGAGAGGCCGCCTCAGCTAGAACAGCAGCTGAGAACAGGCCAAAATCATGTGGAAACAGAGGTGCATAAGgaaaatgaagcagaaataaCCATCCAAACACTGCATTCAGAGGGAAGGGGATTACTGTAAGTGGCTTGATTCCTTATTTTTAAGTCGCTTGCTTGAATATTCCCTGCACCTCAGCTATCGCCCTCATTATCCACTGGAAGATTATGAATCTGGCATGTATCTGACATGTTTGTCCTCCTTGTGTACTGTGCATTGTAAACTAACCAATGCAATTGAGAAAGTGATTGTGCAGAGCAGGGTGGTTTATGTCTGTTTAATAATTAACACTGCAATTTATGTAGATAATATGGATCTGTTATTGATTTGCTTCCCTGGGAACTTGTCTGACATATGAGGATACAGTCTCCCACTTGTCATCAGGCTGTATTGACTTGATAAGCATCCGTTCACAAAGCACAAGGACACATTTTCTGCAAATAACGAATACATGTTTACTAAATACACTGCACGGAAGCAGATGATGGTTTTGTTGTATATGAAAACGGTCACATCACAGTAGGATTAAAAAAGCAAACCCCTCCAAGCCAACCTTCTGGAAAATAAATGGAGAGAGCGTGTTTGACCGCTGCCTATAATGCACGCAGGCGTTGGCATGAGATTCTCAAGTGATAATGAGggtgttcatttatttataaggTCTTTTATCGTGATAGGCACGCATCCTTGACATGATTTAGCAGCTTTACGCACCAGTCTCCCTTCGCTCTGGGTCCCATCTCCTGCTCCAAACTTCACTGACCCTTGACTAACACCTACCTGTGCTCGTCCACAGTGGTTCTCTTGGCTGTATCCCAGTCCGGGAGGGTGCTGGCACACAGCATGATCATAGAAACCATCACAAAGATCACGGACACCGAGGCCACCAGCTGCGCAACGAGCGACGAGTTGGGCTCCTCGAAAGTCCTGCGCATCCTCTCCAGCCACAGCGCTCGGCCCGTGAGCGCCGGCCGCTGCACCGACTCGTCCCCGGACACTCCGACCTCCTCCTCGGACAGATCGTCCAGTCCCATCTCGGACATCCTGTCGTCCAGGCGCTTCTGGCAGCAGAAGTCCAGGTGCGCGCTCTCCAGCCCCCAGTAGAGCATCTCCGTGTAGAAGGAGAGCTCGCACACTCCGGGCACGAAGCGCAGGGTCCCGGAGCGCACGTAGAGCATGATGAACACGAAAGCCTGAGCGTGGCGGTCGAAGAAGAACTCGTTCCGGTCCCGGTCGTAGTCGTCGCACAGCTCCAGCACTTCTTTCTCTGATGCGCATGCATGCAGGCGGCTGACGCGCCGGAGAGGGAAATCCTTGATCACCTCCCGGGTGAAGGCGTACCGGGTTCCCCCCACGTTCAGCACGCAGATGCTCTTCCCAAACTTCATCTCGTCCAATGGGTCACCTCAACTAAAAGTCCTCTTCACAGTCCATCCCCCCTTCCAGAGAGGAGTTTGGACTCctggggaggaggggagagggggtcAGAGTCTCCCATGTTCCCCCCGGGGCGGGTGGGGTTGGCACGGAGTGGAGGTGGCCCTGCGTGCGCGCTGCTCCGTGGCTGATGGAAACTACTCCGTCCGTCCCACAGTCTCCTCTTCCctgtgtgtgcagcctgtgGAGGAGTCTCCCTCTCCAGCCCAGTCAGCCAGGCCAGCCAATcccagcagtgatgtcacatgaGCGCGCACGGACCGGCGCACGCCACAGGATAAAGTAACTCGAGGAAAGTACGGAGCAAAATGGATGTTGAACCGCACAATTATATACAAAGTCCCACCAACAAATATGAACCACAACTCCAAAACACTGATAACAGTTTACAGGTTTTTCCACAATAGTTGACCTATTGAACTCAATACCAGGAATCTTATTATATATTTGATACGTTTATATTGTACATtacatgtttgtttatattGAACTTATTTAGATTTGTCtataatatatgtatgtaaatatgtttattaccTTTACTGAGTGTATATTTCACTATTCCCTCTTTCCTGCTGTAACATGATAAATGTGGTCCAATGATTTATCTATAactaacaaaaaacaaaattataaaaaagaagTGCATGAGGTCCGGAAATCAAAGTAGATTATTCTTATAATATGATGTTGTATCTTGTGTGCTCTGTTTTTAGTATTAAGctttttatgttaaatgtaacaaTGGTAAAGTGTCTTTGAGTACTGTGAAAGGCactctttaaataaaatgtattattaatataagTAATATGAAGaaaatagatataaaaataaatgtgtggaaTATATCTAGTTTGATTTTTGAGCAAGTTCATAGCAGTGATTTTGCATGGTGGTGATGAATAATAAAGTGTTGACACAATATCACAATTTTTGCCTATGAACTcggttttctctttctttttccattcCAGAACGGCGCTGTTGGCTTCCCTCAACCTGTTGTCTATAATTCATCACACAGAGCCACCATCTGAGCTCACATAAAAGCAGCCGTCCAGCTCTGAATCTCACTTTCATGTGTGTACAGTATAAGGAAGGAGCGTTTCACTCTCAGGCTCAAGGCTCAAGTATTATCAGCAAATGATTTAACTGAGAAGAGGTTTGATAATATTTATAATCAGTGCCTTTTAAGAAcgtcaacacacatccatcaatTTTAACATTCAAAGATAATTTTTATAACATTGACCCACAGCCTCCATCACCAGAGCTTTAAAATATGATCACACTCTGGGCTCCAACAATCAGCGAGTTGgcgggtagagtggtcgttctccaataagaaggttgccggttcgtCCCCACtctttcccatctgcatgctgcaGTGTCTTtgacaagatgctgaacccccaAAATTGGCAGGACTTAAACCatctattcattgcacaatatcctACACTATgttaattttaaaaatatattcaaaaaaattctaaaaaataCAGttcacttctgcgcaggaggtgcGCAGatcgcttctgcgcaggaggtaaataaaataaataaattaaattaaaaataaattaaaaaataaataaataacagaaaataaatgaaaagtaaatttcaccactttctacTATCTGCCAATTTtagtaagaatttgagcatgttaaagccctcaaaaagccaattaatttgcctgaaacataataataataataatccttacaatttcaatagggcctcactgtctgtcagtggctgtcagtgctcgggccctaataactgTTGGGAGATGTTGCAAAATAGTTGTCCTATACAATACCAGggattttattatatttgattcATGCTCTTATGGGGATTATGAATGTTTCATATCTTCTTCCAGTATTCCTGCAGTATTAATATGTCTTTTTTTGAGTTTATGTTCTACTTTAAATGTTCATGTTagatattttcctttatattttcttatttagctttttgtcaATGATTCCTCTGAATCTTGGTGACCCCTTGTGTACATTTGTCACTCTTGGTGACAGTTTGGAGTAATGTTTCGCCTGACTGAAAAAAATGTGGCTGTAAACTAGTGTTATGGCTATATTGGACACCTACTGGTTGGTTATATTGAACACCGACTGGTTTTAACATTGCAAACTGTAAATCTGTTATGTATTGTGAAAAAGTTCTCCAGTTCACACCTGGAGTTTTATTGGACACTGGTCAGTAGTTTCAGAGATATGCAAAACATGTGTTTCACCAAACCAGAATCCCCAGTGACGCTGTCTCCAAACACATAGCAactgagaagaaaacaaattaagaCACTCGTATTTGATGACTTTTCCTAATTTAATGGGGACAACTGCTGGGTGAATACAAGATTTGCATGATTGTATGTCCTGCCTGCACTTTACATGCGTTGGTGTTATTTGGGGTCATAATCttaaacactttattttttgttctttatAAGATGATTTCATTTTATAGTCTTTACACAACTTCCCTCTGTTTTAGGGCTCTAATCTACCTTACCATACTTGTAGTAGTGTAAGAAGCATGGCTCATCAGACCAGTGAGGAGGACGTTCAGTTCAGAGGAATAGCAAACATATAGAAGCTTGCACGACAGCCTTCTAAACTATTTCTCTTATATATTGTCTCGTAATTGGTATTTTGGATGTATAAAGGTTGAGAGGGAGGATAATGTTTGAcctgaagaaacacaaagagcctGAAGCATAAAACTTGTGTAACAGTTATGATTCTACATTTCTTTTCAGGGAGGTTAAAATTGCTGGGGTCAAAAAGTAGAGTATTGCCTCAAGGTAACATGGCCACTGGCAAAAATGCAACGCAGAGTTTGTGAGTGCACTTGGATAACATTGTGACTGTGTGTTcggggtgtgtttgtgtgtgtgtgggttgtgtgtttgtgtgtgtgtccccccccacacacacacacatctgacgtcatcagcagcagccagtggtTTTTCTGGTTGATCTGCTGCTCTGACTTCACTGTAGTGTAAAGGGTGCTGTGAATCGTatcaggaggggagggggggctgaattgcccaaaaaaaaaatcctcccaATTGAGGTGCACATCCGGAGTCTCGTCGGACCCTCTACCTTTTTTTTAAGAGGTCCATTTTTTAaccttagtttttttttttttttttactgttgttattactgttaatttattctttttttccctttcctcGCTGGTTTATGGTTTACACTCCGGGAGGGCAGAAATGGCGGCCAACATGTACCGGGTCGGAGGTATGTATGTCAATGTGGACCTTCTTCCCTCCCGGCAGAGAGCCGGCCCCGGGTTCTAACTCCCCGCGGGGGGTTCACCGGGGCCACGGTTCTACTGGTTCGGGTTTCATGGCGACGCGAGGACGTGGTTTCGCCAACACGGGCTCGTTACCGTGGAGCAGGACGGCgatcatttcaaaatatttggGATCCAAAATGGGTCGGGCCTCGCGTCTGTCGTGGCCACGGCAGCTAGCCGCCAGCGTGCTAATGGGCTAGCTCACAATGTAAACATTTTCCCCACTGGTCGGCACTTTCATCTGGGTTTCGCTTTCCCTGCGTGTTCCCACCGGGGAGAGAGGAACCCGAGCCGCGGCGTGGCTCCTCCGCCGggcatgtgttttttaaaacagtgGTTCTTTGAACGCTACCCCGGAGAGTCTGAGGCTGCCTTTGTATTTGCCTCCTCTGGCATGCAGCCATTAGTACGATACCTAAtttagctaacgttagcaccAGCTATGGCTCCACTGATTACCCTGATCGAAGCCCGGGCACCTGGTTCGACCCTGTTTTTTTAGCCTCGCTTCTCACGGAACCAGCCACGTTACACGCTTCgtgcccccccaacccccccctgTTCACCTACGTCCACCGCAAGTGGCAGTAATTAGCAGATGGGCTCCAGTGGTTAGCTAGCTCGTTAGCACCCGAGGTGGAATCCAACATCAAATTGTTGTCTGGGTTCGTGGCGTCGCTGCGTCTGGAGGATTTCAAGCCCCTTTATTCCCACTCACCTCATGTGTGTATTATTGTTATGATCGGGCTGAAAGGGTCTCGGTGCTTTGACATGTCACACTATCAATACCTAGCTCAGCTCAGGTGATGTTTAATGGCAGCACTTTAATCAAAGCAGGAT
Protein-coding sequences here:
- the kcng3 gene encoding potassium voltage-gated channel subfamily G member 3, coding for MKFGKSICVLNVGGTRYAFTREVIKDFPLRRVSRLHACASEKEVLELCDDYDRDRNEFFFDRHAQAFVFIMLYVRSGTLRFVPGVCELSFYTEMLYWGLESAHLDFCCQKRLDDRMSEMGLDDLSEEEVGVSGDESVQRPALTGRALWLERMRRTFEEPNSSLVAQLVASVSVIFVMVSMIMLCASTLPDWDTAKRTTVDEHRIVEAVCMGWFTAECIVRFLVAKDKWEFLRRPLNIIDVIAITPYYVTMVMARAGMPAAGLGVAGVVLRVLRMMRVFWLMKLARHFLGLQTLGMTLRRCYREMVMLMVFVFVAMAIYSALAQLLEHGLDLGTQNPDYASIPAAAWWVIISMTTVGYGDVYPVTVGGRVLGGMCVVSGIVLLALPITFIYHSFVQCYSELKLRSARYARTMSAEVLQ